One Mesorhizobium sp. J428 DNA segment encodes these proteins:
- a CDS encoding NADH-quinone oxidoreductase subunit NuoF, whose amino-acid sequence MTTTIYIPRDSGALALGAEKVAKAVEREIAERGLDAKIVRTGSRGLFWLEPMVEVATASGRVAYGPVKAKDVASLFDASLLEGGNHALSLGDPEDIPFLARQTRLTFARCGVIDPLSLADYEAHGGLAGLRKALAMTPSDIVKTVTESGLRGRGGAGFPTGIKWKTVLDQVSERKYIVCNADEGDSATFADRMIMEGDPFVLIEGMAIAGIATGATKGFVYIRSEYPHAVAAMQAAIEVARTAGLLGPTILGSPNAFEMEVRVGAGAYVCGEETSLLNSLEGKRGVVRAKPPLPAIQGLFGKPTVINNVISLASVPVILDKGADYYKNFGMGRSRGTIPVQIAGNVKHGGLFEAAFGMTLGEIVNDIGGGTATGRPVKAVQVGGPLGAYFPPSLFDTPFDYEAFAAKDGLIGHAGITVFDDSADMLKQARFAFEFCAIESCGKCTPCRIGSTRGVETIDKIAAGVQPEKNLALVTDLCNTMKFGSLCALGGFTPYPVMSAINHFPQDFAPKPMQEAAE is encoded by the coding sequence ATGACCACAACGATCTACATCCCGAGGGACTCCGGCGCACTTGCTCTCGGTGCGGAGAAGGTCGCCAAAGCTGTCGAGCGCGAGATTGCCGAGCGAGGGCTCGACGCGAAGATCGTCCGCACCGGTTCGCGCGGCCTGTTCTGGCTGGAGCCGATGGTCGAGGTGGCAACGGCATCCGGCCGCGTCGCCTACGGCCCGGTCAAGGCAAAGGACGTCGCGTCTCTGTTCGATGCGAGCCTTCTCGAAGGCGGCAACCACGCCCTGTCGCTCGGCGACCCGGAGGATATCCCTTTCCTTGCGCGGCAGACGCGGCTCACCTTCGCCCGCTGCGGTGTCATCGATCCGCTGTCGCTTGCCGACTACGAAGCGCATGGCGGGCTTGCCGGCCTGCGCAAGGCGCTTGCGATGACGCCCTCGGACATTGTCAAGACCGTTACCGAGTCCGGCCTGCGCGGACGTGGCGGCGCTGGCTTCCCGACCGGCATCAAGTGGAAGACGGTGCTCGACCAGGTGTCCGAGCGCAAATACATCGTCTGCAACGCCGACGAAGGCGACTCGGCCACCTTCGCCGACCGTATGATCATGGAAGGCGACCCCTTCGTGCTCATCGAGGGTATGGCGATCGCCGGCATCGCCACCGGCGCGACGAAGGGCTTCGTCTACATCCGCTCGGAATATCCGCATGCGGTCGCGGCGATGCAGGCCGCGATCGAGGTGGCGCGGACCGCGGGGCTCCTGGGTCCGACGATTCTCGGCTCGCCCAACGCCTTCGAGATGGAGGTGCGCGTTGGTGCGGGCGCCTATGTCTGCGGCGAGGAGACGTCTCTCCTGAACTCGCTCGAAGGCAAGCGCGGCGTGGTGCGCGCCAAGCCGCCGCTGCCCGCGATCCAGGGTCTGTTCGGCAAGCCGACAGTGATCAACAACGTCATCTCGCTCGCCTCCGTGCCGGTGATCCTCGACAAGGGAGCGGACTACTACAAGAACTTCGGCATGGGCCGCTCGCGCGGCACGATCCCGGTCCAGATCGCCGGCAACGTCAAGCATGGCGGCCTGTTTGAGGCGGCGTTCGGCATGACGCTGGGCGAGATCGTCAACGATATCGGCGGCGGCACGGCCACGGGCCGGCCGGTGAAGGCCGTGCAGGTGGGCGGCCCGCTCGGCGCCTATTTCCCGCCTTCCCTGTTCGACACGCCCTTCGACTACGAGGCCTTCGCCGCCAAGGACGGGCTGATCGGCCATGCCGGCATCACCGTCTTCGACGACAGTGCCGACATGCTGAAGCAGGCGCGCTTCGCTTTTGAGTTCTGCGCCATCGAGAGCTGCGGCAAGTGCACACCCTGCCGCATCGGCTCGACGCGCGGCGTTGAGACAATCGACAAGATCGCGGCCGGCGTGCAACCGGAGAAGAATCTCGCTCTGGTCACCGACCTCTGCAACACGATGAAGTTCGGCTCCCTCTGCGCACTCGGCGGCTTCACGCCCTATCCGGTGATGAGCGCGATCAACCATTTCCCGCAGGACTTCGCGCCGAAACCGATGCAGGAGGCGGCGGAGTGA
- a CDS encoding DUF4287 domain-containing protein, translated as MAEKVKGPASYFPSIEKTYGQPIEHWKTLVRSRAGMKHMEIVNWLKAEHGLGHGHANAVVAHTLAEKQDQ; from the coding sequence ATGGCTGAGAAGGTCAAAGGCCCCGCCTCCTACTTCCCGTCGATCGAGAAGACCTACGGGCAGCCGATCGAACACTGGAAGACGCTCGTCCGCAGCCGTGCCGGCATGAAGCATATGGAAATCGTGAACTGGCTGAAGGCTGAGCATGGGCTTGGCCATGGCCATGCCAATGCGGTCGTCGCACACACCCTCGCAGAGAAACAGGACCAATAG